In Crassostrea angulata isolate pt1a10 chromosome 6, ASM2561291v2, whole genome shotgun sequence, a genomic segment contains:
- the LOC128187076 gene encoding huntingtin-interacting protein 1-like isoform X1 — protein sequence MSTKHHIPRVIGSRGKSSTDIERENFEKNQTVAINKAINNQETPVKEKHVRITILGTFTDNGAGMFWHIANRLPVQGNPIVCWKFCHVLHKILREGHPHSIVDSYKYCSHLNDLGKLWGHLREGYGKLIENYCRLLIQKLRFHKKNMEIPGNLKMSDDQFAKICGSDVNNYDATYSFEIAVDMLDYMDEILTLQQSVFSSLDMSRSNSMTSSGQCRLAPLILCIQDSCQLYDYIVKSLFRLHSSLPPDTLSGHRDRFVTAYKKLKQFYLSSSNLQYFKHLVQVPYLPDEPPNFLIASDFSKHVKPEAVVPEPEPENEPDTDSVVDLIDTSEDKFDAAFGNGFGPPEPDERDMLIERLQREIQFLKSEIERIKFEDQRIISAQREEIAKLEKILSELRLSADKALKENESTKKRLEEATANAGAVAKLAEAEKHAKANEEKFKKMKEIYNKLREEHVALIRKNADTTKKLEAEKRLVQEREQSIQESKSQMERLENERKVIQESLQQSADQVTSQLAEATAQNTELLNKREHLENQVKTLEETKSSLMSQLQGSEEECESLQARLEALEQDKHQSEESLQLQIKNAQDQLASLKDEMTTTEMRRKNEIDSLKSQLEDALSEKAAKEEQFKKEIEDLQSRLSQLDSDKEASEKRQREDLAQLHRDLIASAVKEGRQFINDAMQQVENPTHIPVKCTAEFLLLRAEPVLSALENLNTSQTEYSQNQTDLESLLKTITSFSHHMGDCVIHGIATSHSAQLEAAEELASACQTAGESGIEVLSSLEKGGSIKSEVEKSAEKIRQLIKLAEDLVPKMVDVKEKEIGDLLENEMHSTSSAIEQAAKKIEEMLHQTRKDMSGVELTVNESILDSCTGLMQAIKVLLVKSQDLQKEIVLQGRGTASVKEFYKKNHRWTEGLLSAAKAVGMGATSLLEAADKVVKGEGKFEELIVCSNEIAASTAQLVVASKVKADRKSKKLSELSEASRGVTSCTGKVVGSAREASQIIEEQNLMDFTSLSLMQAKKEEMQSQVRVLELEKELEMERYKLGQVRKRHYQLAGENGGWEENIEGNTENLSPLDAKS from the exons TTACAATTTTGGGAACATTCACAGACAATGGAGCAGGTATGTTCTGGCACATCGCTAACAGACTGCCTGTCCAGGGGAACCCCATAGTGTGCTGGAAGTTCTGCCATGTGCTGCATAAGATTCTACGGGAAGGACACCCTCAT AGTATTGTGGATTCCTACAAATATTGCAGCCACCTCAATGACTTGGGAAAACTATgg GGTCATTTGAGAGAAGGCTATGGGAAATTGATAGAGAATTACTGCCGCCTACTGATTCAGAAGCTGCGATTTCACAAAAAA aacatGGAGATTCCAGGGAACTTGAAGATGTCTGACGATCAGTTTGCCAAGATCTGTGGATCGGATGTAAACAATTA TGATGCAACCTATAG CTTTGAGATTGCAGTGGATATGTTAGACTATATGGATGAAATCCTGACCCTGCAACAGTCAG TCTTCAGCTCCCTGGACATGTCTCGATCCAACTCCATGACTAGCTCCGGTCAGTGCCGCCTGGCCCCCCTGATTCTGTGTATACAGGACTCCTGCCAGCTCTATGACTACATCGTCAAGTCTCTCTTCAGGTTACATTCTA GTCTCCCCCCAGATACTTTGTCTGGTCACAGAGATAGATTCGTAACGGCATACAAGAA ATTAAAGCAGTTTTATCTTAGTAGTAgtaatttacaatatttcaagcaCCTAGTCCAAGTCCCATACCTACCTGAC GAGCCTCCAAACTTTCTGATAGCATCAGACTTCAGTAAGCATGTCAAACCAGAAGCAGTAGTCCCTGAACCAGAACCAGAAAATGAACCGGACACCGACAGTGTCGTGGATCTGATAGACACCTCAGAG GACAAATTTGATGCTGCATTTGGGAATGGTTTTGGTCCGCCTGAACCTGATGAGAG AGACATGCTTATTGAACGTCTGCAGAgagaaatacaattcctgaagTCTGAGATAGAAAGGATCAAATTTGAG GACCAGAGAATAATTTCAGCCCAGAGGGAAGAAATTGCCAAACTAGAAAAAATCCTCTCCGAGCTTAGACTCTCAGCAGATAAGGCATTAAAG gaGAATGAAAGCACCAAGAAAAGACTTGAAGAAGCAACAGCCAACGCTGGTGCGGTAGCCAAATTGGCAGAGGCTGAGA AGCATGCAAAGGCTAATgaggaaaaatttaaaaaaatgaaagaaatttacAATAAACTTAGAGAGGAACATGTGGCCCTCATAAGGAAG AATGCAGACACTACCAAAAAGTTGGAGGCGGAAAAGCGACTTGTCCAAGAACGAGAACAGTCCATTCAG GAGTCCAAATCCCAGATGGAACGACTTGAGAATGAGAGGAAAGTGATACAAGAAAGTCTTCAACAGAGTGCTGATCAAGTCACATCACAGCTCGCTGAGGCGACAGCTCAAAACACTGAGCTGCTCAATAAACGAGAG CATCTAGAGAACCAAGTGAAGACTCTGGAGGAGACCAAGTCGAGCCTGATGTCCCAGCTGCAGGGCTCGGAGGAGGAGTGCGAGAGTCTACAGGCGCGACTCGAGGCGCTGGAGCAAGACAAGCACCAATCAGAAGAGTCCTTACAGCTCCAGATCAAGAACGCCCAGGACCAGCTCGCCTCTCTCAAGGACGAGATGACCACTACCGAGATGAGGAGGAAGAACGAGATTGATAGCCTGAAG AGTCAACTAGAAGATGCATTATCAGAAAAAGCTGCCAAAGAGGAGCAGTTTAAGAAAGAAATTGAGGACCTACAAAGTCGCCTCAGCCAGCTGGACAGTGATAAAGAGGCCAGTGAGAAGAGGCAGAGAGAGGACCTTGCTCAGCTTCATAGGGACCTCATTG CAAGTGCTGTGAAAGAAGGGAGACAATTCATAAATGATGCCATGCAACAAGTTGAAAACCCAACGCATATTCCTGTCAAATGTACAGCAG AATTTCTGTTACTGAGAGCAGAACCTGTCCTTTCTGCATTGGAGAATCTCAACACTTCTCAGACCGAGTACTCACAGAACCAAACAG ATCTGGAATCTCTGCTGAAAACGATAACCAGCTTCAGCCACCACATGGGTGACTGTGTGATCCACGGCATAGCTACCTCCCACTCCGCCCAACTGGAGGCAGCCGAAG AGCTGGCATCAGCCTGTCAGACTGCAGGGGAGAGTGGGATAGAGGTCCTCAGTTCCCTGGAGAAAG GTGGATCTATAAAGTCTGAAGTAGAAAAATcagcagaaaaaattagacaGCTGATAAAGTTAGCAGAAGACCTTGTTCCCAAGATGGTGGATGTAAAGGAAAAAGAGATAGGAGATCTGTTGGAGAATGAGATGCACTCGACCAGTTCCGCTATAGAGCAGGCTGCCAAGAAAATAGAG GAGATGCTGCATCAGACCAGGAAGGACATGTCTGGGGTGGAGCTGACGGTCAATGAGAGCATCCTGGACTCCTGTACAGGACTCATGCAG GCTATCAAAGTGCTGTTGGTTAAATCACAAGATCTTCAAAAAGAAATTGTGCTACAAGGAAGG GGTACTGCCAGTGTAAAGGAGTTTTACAAGAAGAACCACAGATGGACAGAGGGCCTGCTGTCAGCTGCTAAAGCTGTGGGAATGGGAGCCACCTCCTTATT GGAGGCAGCAGACAAAGTTGTGAAGGGAGAAGGGAAATTTGAAGAGCTGATCGTCTGCTCCAATGAGATTGCAGCAAGCACTGCTCAGCTCGTGGTAGCTTCAAAGGTCAAGGCAGACAGGAAGAGCAAGAAACTGTCTGAACTGTCCGAGGCCTCCAGAGGGGTAACAAGCTGTACTGGGAAAGTGGTGGGGTCTGCAAGGGAGGCTTCTCAAATCATCGAGGAACAAA ACTTGATGGACTTCACAAGCCTGAGTCTGATGCAGGCTAAAAAGGAAGAGATGCAGTCACAG
- the LOC128187076 gene encoding huntingtin-interacting protein 1-like isoform X5, whose translation MLDYMDEILTLQQSVFSSLDMSRSNSMTSSGQCRLAPLILCIQDSCQLYDYIVKSLFRLHSSLPPDTLSGHRDRFVTAYKKLKQFYLSSSNLQYFKHLVQVPYLPDEPPNFLIASDFSKHVKPEAVVPEPEPENEPDTDSVVDLIDTSEDKFDAAFGNGFGPPEPDERDMLIERLQREIQFLKSEIERIKFEDQRIISAQREEIAKLEKILSELRLSADKALKENESTKKRLEEATANAGAVAKLAEAEKHAKANEEKFKKMKEIYNKLREEHVALIRKNADTTKKLEAEKRLVQEREQSIQESKSQMERLENERKVIQESLQQSADQVTSQLAEATAQNTELLNKREHLENQVKTLEETKSSLMSQLQGSEEECESLQARLEALEQDKHQSEESLQLQIKNAQDQLASLKDEMTTTEMRRKNEIDSLKSQLEDALSEKAAKEEQFKKEIEDLQSRLSQLDSDKEASEKRQREDLAQLHRDLIASAVKEGRQFINDAMQQVENPTHIPVKCTAEFLLLRAEPVLSALENLNTSQTEYSQNQTDLESLLKTITSFSHHMGDCVIHGIATSHSAQLEAAEELASACQTAGESGIEVLSSLEKGGSIKSEVEKSAEKIRQLIKLAEDLVPKMVDVKEKEIGDLLENEMHSTSSAIEQAAKKIEEMLHQTRKDMSGVELTVNESILDSCTGLMQAIKVLLVKSQDLQKEIVLQGRGTASVKEFYKKNHRWTEGLLSAAKAVGMGATSLLEAADKVVKGEGKFEELIVCSNEIAASTAQLVVASKVKADRKSKKLSELSEASRGVTSCTGKVVGSAREASQIIEEQNLMDFTSLSLMQAKKEEMQSQVRVLELEKELEMERYKLGQVRKRHYQLAGENGGWEENIEGNTENLSPLDAKS comes from the exons ATGTTAGACTATATGGATGAAATCCTGACCCTGCAACAGTCAG TCTTCAGCTCCCTGGACATGTCTCGATCCAACTCCATGACTAGCTCCGGTCAGTGCCGCCTGGCCCCCCTGATTCTGTGTATACAGGACTCCTGCCAGCTCTATGACTACATCGTCAAGTCTCTCTTCAGGTTACATTCTA GTCTCCCCCCAGATACTTTGTCTGGTCACAGAGATAGATTCGTAACGGCATACAAGAA ATTAAAGCAGTTTTATCTTAGTAGTAgtaatttacaatatttcaagcaCCTAGTCCAAGTCCCATACCTACCTGAC GAGCCTCCAAACTTTCTGATAGCATCAGACTTCAGTAAGCATGTCAAACCAGAAGCAGTAGTCCCTGAACCAGAACCAGAAAATGAACCGGACACCGACAGTGTCGTGGATCTGATAGACACCTCAGAG GACAAATTTGATGCTGCATTTGGGAATGGTTTTGGTCCGCCTGAACCTGATGAGAG AGACATGCTTATTGAACGTCTGCAGAgagaaatacaattcctgaagTCTGAGATAGAAAGGATCAAATTTGAG GACCAGAGAATAATTTCAGCCCAGAGGGAAGAAATTGCCAAACTAGAAAAAATCCTCTCCGAGCTTAGACTCTCAGCAGATAAGGCATTAAAG gaGAATGAAAGCACCAAGAAAAGACTTGAAGAAGCAACAGCCAACGCTGGTGCGGTAGCCAAATTGGCAGAGGCTGAGA AGCATGCAAAGGCTAATgaggaaaaatttaaaaaaatgaaagaaatttacAATAAACTTAGAGAGGAACATGTGGCCCTCATAAGGAAG AATGCAGACACTACCAAAAAGTTGGAGGCGGAAAAGCGACTTGTCCAAGAACGAGAACAGTCCATTCAG GAGTCCAAATCCCAGATGGAACGACTTGAGAATGAGAGGAAAGTGATACAAGAAAGTCTTCAACAGAGTGCTGATCAAGTCACATCACAGCTCGCTGAGGCGACAGCTCAAAACACTGAGCTGCTCAATAAACGAGAG CATCTAGAGAACCAAGTGAAGACTCTGGAGGAGACCAAGTCGAGCCTGATGTCCCAGCTGCAGGGCTCGGAGGAGGAGTGCGAGAGTCTACAGGCGCGACTCGAGGCGCTGGAGCAAGACAAGCACCAATCAGAAGAGTCCTTACAGCTCCAGATCAAGAACGCCCAGGACCAGCTCGCCTCTCTCAAGGACGAGATGACCACTACCGAGATGAGGAGGAAGAACGAGATTGATAGCCTGAAG AGTCAACTAGAAGATGCATTATCAGAAAAAGCTGCCAAAGAGGAGCAGTTTAAGAAAGAAATTGAGGACCTACAAAGTCGCCTCAGCCAGCTGGACAGTGATAAAGAGGCCAGTGAGAAGAGGCAGAGAGAGGACCTTGCTCAGCTTCATAGGGACCTCATTG CAAGTGCTGTGAAAGAAGGGAGACAATTCATAAATGATGCCATGCAACAAGTTGAAAACCCAACGCATATTCCTGTCAAATGTACAGCAG AATTTCTGTTACTGAGAGCAGAACCTGTCCTTTCTGCATTGGAGAATCTCAACACTTCTCAGACCGAGTACTCACAGAACCAAACAG ATCTGGAATCTCTGCTGAAAACGATAACCAGCTTCAGCCACCACATGGGTGACTGTGTGATCCACGGCATAGCTACCTCCCACTCCGCCCAACTGGAGGCAGCCGAAG AGCTGGCATCAGCCTGTCAGACTGCAGGGGAGAGTGGGATAGAGGTCCTCAGTTCCCTGGAGAAAG GTGGATCTATAAAGTCTGAAGTAGAAAAATcagcagaaaaaattagacaGCTGATAAAGTTAGCAGAAGACCTTGTTCCCAAGATGGTGGATGTAAAGGAAAAAGAGATAGGAGATCTGTTGGAGAATGAGATGCACTCGACCAGTTCCGCTATAGAGCAGGCTGCCAAGAAAATAGAG GAGATGCTGCATCAGACCAGGAAGGACATGTCTGGGGTGGAGCTGACGGTCAATGAGAGCATCCTGGACTCCTGTACAGGACTCATGCAG GCTATCAAAGTGCTGTTGGTTAAATCACAAGATCTTCAAAAAGAAATTGTGCTACAAGGAAGG GGTACTGCCAGTGTAAAGGAGTTTTACAAGAAGAACCACAGATGGACAGAGGGCCTGCTGTCAGCTGCTAAAGCTGTGGGAATGGGAGCCACCTCCTTATT GGAGGCAGCAGACAAAGTTGTGAAGGGAGAAGGGAAATTTGAAGAGCTGATCGTCTGCTCCAATGAGATTGCAGCAAGCACTGCTCAGCTCGTGGTAGCTTCAAAGGTCAAGGCAGACAGGAAGAGCAAGAAACTGTCTGAACTGTCCGAGGCCTCCAGAGGGGTAACAAGCTGTACTGGGAAAGTGGTGGGGTCTGCAAGGGAGGCTTCTCAAATCATCGAGGAACAAA ACTTGATGGACTTCACAAGCCTGAGTCTGATGCAGGCTAAAAAGGAAGAGATGCAGTCACAG